Below is a window of Desulfarculaceae bacterium DNA.
GGGTTCTTGGCCGCGCCCTGGGCCGGGCTCACGGGGTCCAGACTCCGGCGATGGGCTTGGCGCAGTCCGGGCACAGGCCGGTCTTCATCACCTGGTCGCTCACGCTGTAGCCCCGGCGGGGGATTATCTTGGAGCCGCAGCCCGGGCACTTGGTGCTCTCGCCGTCGTGGCCGAACACGTTGCCCGGATACACGTAGCTCAGCCCCGCCTCCAGGCCTATGCCCATGGCCATCTCCAGGGTCTTCACCGGGGTGCGCCCCGGCCCCCGCTCCTCCTCGGCGTACTTGTAGCGCGGGGTGTAGGCGCTGAGGTGCCAGGGCACCTCGGTGCTCAGCTCCTTGGCAATGAAGCGGGCCAGCTTCTTAAGCTCCTCGGGCGCGTCGTTCTTGCCGGGGATGAGTAGCGTGGTCACTTCCAGCCAGATGCCCGCCTGGTGCATGCGCTTCAGGGTTTCGAGGACCGGGCTCAAATGGGCCTTGCACTCGCGCAGGTAGAAGCTGTGGTTCATGGCCTTCAGGTCCACGTTGGCCGCGTCCAAAAGGCCCTGGCAGGCCTCCACGCAGCCCTCGGACTCGAAGCCGTTGGTCACGAAGACGTTCTTAATGCCCTCGGCGTGGGCCAGCTTCATGCACTCGTAAGCGTATTCGAAATACACCGTGGGCTCGGTGTAGGTGTAGGCGATGGAGGCGCAGCCGGAGCGCTTGGCCGCGGCCACGATCTGCTCCGGGGGCACCTCGGTCCCGTCCGGCCCGCCGCCGGGAATCTTGCCCCCGGTCTCGCGGGTGTATTGGCTTATGTCCCAGTTCTGGCAAAAGCCGCACTGGAAGTTGCAGCCGATGGTGGCGATGGAGTAGCTGGTGGAGCCCGGCAAAAAGTGGAACAGCGGCTTTTTCTCGATGGGGTCCACGTTGCCCGCGATGGGCTTGCCGTAGACCAGGCTGTAGAGGGTGCCCCCCTGGTTTTGCCGCACCCGGCAGATGCCCCGCTTGCCGTCCTCGATGAGGCATTTGTGGGCGCAGAGGCGGCACCTCACTTCCTTGTTCTTGCGCAACTTCTCGTAGAGCATCGCCTCGTGCATGGCGGCCTCCTCCCCTTTGGGGCCAGATTAGCACAAGCCGCCGCCCCACGCGCCACCCCCGAGGCCAAGGGGCCAATTTTCTTGTTTCCCGCCGCCCCAGGCCTTAGAATCTCGCACATACACGTGGTCCGCATGACCTAGAGCGATTTACCGGGAGTTGAACCACATGAGCCCCTCCAGAGTCCTTCGTCTGTTGCTTTGCACGGCACTGGTCCTGACCCTGCCACTGGCGGCCATGGCCGGGGACAACCCCTTCCGCCCCTCCCCGCCTTTCAAGACCGCGATCATCAAATACGCCTACAGCGGCAACCAGAGCGGCGAGGCCACCACCTACTTCAAGGGCGACACCCGGGCGGAGTACAAGCACCTGACCACCAAGGTGCTGGGCTTCGGCAGCGAGGACAACCAGATCATCATCACCTCGCCCAAGCGGATGACCACCATCGACCTCAAGAAGAACGAGGCCTTTTACACCGGCAACTACATGACCTACATGGCCGAGGAGTACGACAAGCTCAGCCCGGCCGAGAAAAAGCAGGTCAAAAAGAACGCCGAGGCCATGGGCAAGAACTTCATGGCCATGATGGGCGGCAAGCCCCAGGTGAGCCAGGGCAAGTTCATGGGCAAGCCGGTGGACATCGTCAGCGCCGCCGGCATGACCTCCTACACCTGGCGGGGCAAGAACGTGGTGCTCAAGCAAAAGGGCAGCATCATGGGGGTGGAGATGAACATGACCGCCACCCAGATCTCGGTGGGCGTGCCGGTGCCTTCCAGCAAGCTCAAGCCCCCGGCGGGCATTACCCCGCAGTTCAACGCCGAGGCGGACCAGAAGCAGCGCGAGATGGCCCACAACATCATGAACATGCTCAAGGACCCCAACGCGGCTAATAAGCAGAACCAAGCCATGCAGGACGCCCAGCGCCAGGCGGCCCAGGCCCAGGCCGAGGCCAAGACCCGGCAGCAACAGCAGGGCCAGCAGCAAGGCCAGGAGCAACAAGGCGACGCGGTGCAGCAGGGCCTGGACGCGGTGAAGAAGATCTTCAAGTGGTAGGCGGCTGAAACCAGCCCAGAACGTAAAAACAGTCAGGCCGCGGGTTGGTTCCCGCGGCCTGTTCTTTTTGGCGTGGCTGGGTTTAGTAACCCATTTTTGACAAGCCTTGCTCTCTGCGAGACCATTTCGGCTCGACGCGCACCAGCAGGTCCAAAAACACCTGCTGCCCGACCAGCTTCTCCAGGTCCTGGCGGGCCTGGGTGCCGATCTTCTTGATCATGGCCCCGCCCTTGCCGATGATGATGCCCTTGTGGCCGGAGCGCTCCACGTGGATGGTGGCGGTGATGGCCACCGGGTGCTCCTCGTCGGGCGGCTCCAAATACTGGTCCACGGTGACGGCCACCCCGTAGGGCACCTCCTGGGAGGTGAGGCGGAAGACCTTTTCCCGGATCAGCTCGGCGGCCAAAAACCTGAGGGGCAGGTCGGTGATGGTGTCCTCGGGGAACAGGGGCGGCCCCTCGGGCAGGCAGGCGGCCAGCTCCTTGACCAGCGCGTCCACCCCGTCGCCCTTGAGCCCGCTCAGGGGCACCACCGCCTTCCACTCGCCCCAGGCGGAGGCCAGGGCCAACAGGGGCAACAGCGCCTGCTTCTTGGGCACCAGGTCGATCTTGTTCAGGGCCAGCACCACCGGGGTCTTCAGCGCGGCCAGGCGGGGGGCCAGCTTGGCCGCCTCCTCCATGCCCTTGCTGCTCACCTCGGCCATGAACAGCACCGCGTCCACCTCGGCCAGGGCCTCCCAGGCGGTGGCCACCATGCGCCGGTTCAGGGCAGTCTTGGCCGCGTGGATGCCCGGCGTGTCCAAAAACACGATCTGGGCCCCTTCCAGGTTGTGCACCCCCAGCAGGCGGTGCCGGGTGGTCTGGGGCTTGTCGCTGGTGATGGCCAGCTTGAAGCCCAGGGCCTGGTTCAAAAAGGTGCTCTTGCCCACGTTGGGCGCGCCGATTATGGCCACAAAGCCTGCGTGCATCTCATTCCAATCGCTCGGGTGATCTCTCGTCCAAGCTTACCGCAGCAACCGCCATATGATAAGAGGCAAGACCCGACTTGTGCCGCCCGGCCCCCGTGCTAACATTTATCTATAAAGCGATCCGCCGGCCCCAACTACCACGCTTCAATGGCGGGCGACATGGCCAATCCGGTTTTCATAGCGGGCGCGGCCCTTACCAAATTCGGCAAGCGCCCCGACTCCCTGGAGCAGATGATGATCCAGGCGGCCTCGGCCGCCCTGGCCCAGGCGGGCCTGGACACGGTGGACGCGGTGTATCTTGGCGTGATGGACCCGGCCGAGTTCACCGGCGACTCCAACCTGGCCGCCATCCTCACCGACCAGCTGGACCTGCCCGGGGTGCCCTCCTCCCGGGTGGAGACCGCCAGCAGCACCGGCGCGGCGGTGCTGGAGACCGCCTTCTACGCCGTGGCCAGCGGCCTGGTCAGCCACGTGCTGGTGGTGGCCGGCGAGAAGATGACCCATCTGCCCACCGCGGCCACCACCCAGATTTTGGCCCGGGTCATCGACCGGGTGGAGCGTTCCTACGGGGCCACCATGCCCGCCCTGGCGGCCATGATCGCGCGGCGCTACGCCTTCAAGCACGGCCTGGACGATGGCGAGCTGGCCGAGGCCCTGGGCGCGGTGGCTCTGAAGAACCACGCCAACGGCGCGCTCAACCCTCTGGCCCAGTTCCAAAAGGCCATTACCCAAGAGGACTACGCGGCCAGCCGCCTGGTGGCCGATCCGTTGCGTCTGTTCGACTGCGCGCCCATCAGCGACGGCGCGGCGGCCATGGTCTTGAGCAGCCGCCCCGCCCTGCTCAACCTGGTGGGGGTGGGCCATGCCACCGACACCCTGGCCGTGGGCCGTAGGGGCAGCCTCACCTCCTTCAACTCCACCAAGCAGGCCGCCTTGAAGGCCTACCGTATGGCCGGCCTGGGGCCGGAGAGCATCGACCTGGCCGAGGTGCACGACGCCTTCACCATTTTCGAGATCATCGGCTGCGAGGACCTGGGCTTTTTCGAGCCCGGCCAGGGCTGGCGCGCGGTCATGGAGGGCGACACCGGCCGCGAGGGCCGCTTGCCGGTGAACGCCTCGGGCGGGCTCAAGGCGCGGGGCCATCCGGTGGGCGCCTCGGGCCTGGCCCAGGTGGTGGAGCTGGCCTGGCAGATGAGCGGGCAGGTGGAGCCGGCGCGCCAGCTGCCCCGGGTGGAGGTGGGCCTGGCCCAGTCCATCGGCGGCCTGGCCAACAACAACCTGGTCACCATCCTGGCCCGCACCGACGCTAAGCGCGCCTGGCAGGTGCCCGAGAAGATCGCCTATAGCCCCGAGCTGTTCCCCAGCCGCCCGCTCCTGCACCAGGAAAGCCTCCAGCCGGGCCGGGGCAGTCTGCTCACCTGGACCACCCTACACACCCCGCCAAAGGGATTCGACGCGCCCCTGGAGCTGGGCTATGTGCAGCTGGGCGACGGCTCGGTGATATTGGCCCACGGCCGCCTGGAGGAGCACCAGCCCAAGGAAGGGGCCACGGTCACGGTGGACGTGGAGGGCGAGCACTTCGTGTACAAGCCCCGCGACACGGCGGCCAAGTACCTCTGGCAGCTGGGCGGCAACCTGGCCCGCTCGGTGGTGGGCTGGTGGTCGGCCATGGAAGACGCCTCCACCAGCGCGGTGCGCGCCGGAAAGGCCGCCCGCCTCAAGGCCGCCCGCAAGAAGCGCCAGAGCGAACCGCCCGAGGAAGACTAGTCTATTTGCGCTAGGTTTTTCTCTGCTGCCCCCGACAGCTCGCTGTCTGGGTGCCGCAGGCACAAGAGGTCCGGCGCACCGTCCCGCCTGCTCCCAGCCGCCTCTTGCAAACAGAGATTGCCGCGTCGCGGCAAGGCCGCTCCTCGCAATGACAACTTTTTGTTTGCGAAATGGTTTTCTCTGCTGCCCCCGACAGCTTGCTGTCGGGGCCGCTCGGCTCCCAGCCGGGCGGCAAGAAATCTTCAGCGCCTATTCTCGGCTTGTGATGAAAAAAAATGTAGGGGCGGGGTTTATCCCCGCCCAAGAGCGCCCCGGACCGGCAACCACCGCCCCGCCTCGCCACCCACCTTTGTCATTGCGAGCGTAGCGAAGCAATCTCTGCCCCACCCCGGCCGC
It encodes the following:
- the amrS gene encoding AmmeMemoRadiSam system radical SAM enzyme — translated: MHEAMLYEKLRKNKEVRCRLCAHKCLIEDGKRGICRVRQNQGGTLYSLVYGKPIAGNVDPIEKKPLFHFLPGSTSYSIATIGCNFQCGFCQNWDISQYTRETGGKIPGGGPDGTEVPPEQIVAAAKRSGCASIAYTYTEPTVYFEYAYECMKLAHAEGIKNVFVTNGFESEGCVEACQGLLDAANVDLKAMNHSFYLRECKAHLSPVLETLKRMHQAGIWLEVTTLLIPGKNDAPEELKKLARFIAKELSTEVPWHLSAYTPRYKYAEEERGPGRTPVKTLEMAMGIGLEAGLSYVYPGNVFGHDGESTKCPGCGSKIIPRRGYSVSDQVMKTGLCPDCAKPIAGVWTP
- the era gene encoding GTPase Era, with the translated sequence MHAGFVAIIGAPNVGKSTFLNQALGFKLAITSDKPQTTRHRLLGVHNLEGAQIVFLDTPGIHAAKTALNRRMVATAWEALAEVDAVLFMAEVSSKGMEEAAKLAPRLAALKTPVVLALNKIDLVPKKQALLPLLALASAWGEWKAVVPLSGLKGDGVDALVKELAACLPEGPPLFPEDTITDLPLRFLAAELIREKVFRLTSQEVPYGVAVTVDQYLEPPDEEHPVAITATIHVERSGHKGIIIGKGGAMIKKIGTQARQDLEKLVGQQVFLDLLVRVEPKWSRREQGLSKMGY